One Mycobacterium marseillense DNA window includes the following coding sequences:
- the pdxS gene encoding pyridoxal 5'-phosphate synthase lyase subunit PdxS, which yields MAEMLKGGVIMDVVTPEQAKIAEGAGAVAVMALERVPADIRAQGGVSRMSDPDMIEGIIAAVTIPVMAKARIGHFVEAQILQSLGVDYVDESEVLTPADYTHHIDKWKFTVPFVCGATNLGEALRRINEGAAMIRSKGEAGTGDVSNATTHMRAIGGEIRRLTSLSEDELYVAAKELQAPYELVVEVARAGKLPVTMFTAGGIATPADAAMMMQLGAEGVFVGSGIFKSGDPAQRAAAIVKATTFYDDPDVLAKVSRGLGEAMVGINVEQIAQPHRLAERGW from the coding sequence ATGGCCGAGATGCTCAAGGGCGGCGTCATCATGGACGTCGTCACCCCCGAGCAAGCCAAGATCGCCGAGGGCGCCGGCGCCGTCGCCGTGATGGCGCTGGAGCGGGTGCCCGCCGATATCCGCGCCCAGGGCGGGGTGTCGCGGATGAGCGACCCGGACATGATCGAGGGCATCATCGCCGCGGTGACCATCCCGGTGATGGCCAAGGCGCGCATCGGGCACTTCGTCGAGGCGCAGATCCTGCAGAGCCTCGGCGTGGACTACGTCGACGAGTCCGAGGTGCTCACCCCCGCCGACTACACCCACCACATCGACAAGTGGAAGTTCACCGTGCCGTTCGTGTGCGGCGCCACCAACCTCGGCGAAGCGTTGAGACGCATCAACGAGGGCGCGGCCATGATCCGCTCCAAGGGGGAGGCCGGCACCGGAGACGTCTCCAACGCCACCACACACATGCGGGCGATCGGCGGCGAGATCCGCCGCCTGACGTCGCTGTCCGAAGATGAATTGTACGTCGCCGCAAAGGAATTGCAGGCGCCCTACGAACTCGTCGTCGAGGTGGCCCGGGCGGGCAAGCTGCCGGTCACGATGTTCACGGCGGGCGGCATCGCCACGCCCGCCGACGCGGCGATGATGATGCAGCTCGGCGCCGAGGGCGTCTTCGTGGGCTCGGGCATCTTCAAGTCCGGCGACCCCGCCCAGCGCGCCGCGGCGATCGTCAAGGCCACCACCTTCTACGACGATCCCGACGTGCTGGCCAAGGTCTCGCGCGGGCTGGGTGAGGCGATGGTCGGCATCAACGTCGAGCAGATCGCGCAGCCGCATCGCCTCGCCGAACGCGGCTGGTAA
- a CDS encoding DUF4178 domain-containing protein, with translation MGSLLVILAIVLFIASIVVLVIALRRPKQPAERGRPDPLASDAMPQFGPRQLGPGAIVSYGGTDYIVRGSVTFREGPFVWWEHLLEGGDQPIWFSVEDDDGRLELAMWVTRKDVPLRPGDPYVVDGLMFHESERGRASYTTEGTTGLPAGGEMEFVDCTNEDETVLLSFERWAADMPWEVSTGKSVSPGELTVYAAPPPSPA, from the coding sequence GTGGGTTCTCTGCTGGTCATTCTCGCCATCGTGCTGTTCATCGCGTCCATCGTGGTGCTCGTCATCGCTTTGCGGCGCCCCAAGCAACCGGCCGAGCGCGGCCGTCCGGATCCGCTCGCGTCGGACGCGATGCCGCAGTTCGGCCCGCGCCAACTCGGCCCCGGCGCCATCGTCAGCTACGGCGGCACCGACTACATCGTGCGCGGATCGGTCACCTTCCGCGAGGGGCCGTTCGTCTGGTGGGAACATCTGCTCGAGGGCGGCGACCAGCCGATCTGGTTCAGCGTCGAGGACGACGACGGGCGGCTGGAACTGGCGATGTGGGTCACTCGCAAGGATGTGCCGCTGCGGCCCGGCGACCCCTACGTCGTCGACGGCCTGATGTTTCACGAATCCGAACGCGGCCGCGCCTCGTACACGACCGAAGGCACCACCGGGCTGCCGGCCGGCGGTGAGATGGAATTCGTCGACTGCACCAATGAGGACGAGACGGTCCTGCTCTCCTTCGAGCGCTGGGCAGCGGACATGCCCTGGGAGGTGTCGACGGGCAAGTCCGTGTCACCCGGCGAACTCACCGTGTACGCGGCGCCCCCGCCCAGCCCCGCCTAG
- a CDS encoding polyamine aminopropyltransferase, which produces MSSVRSAGDVDTPPAAPAAAASGRWRALLLAAVAACAACGIIYELALLTLSASLDGGGIVATSLIVAGYIAALGVGALLVKPLLAHAAITFIAVEALLGVIGGLSAAALYMVFAFLDGAVGSTWVLAVSTALIGGLVGAEVPLLMTLLQSGRVTGAADAGRTLANLNAADYLGALLGGLVWPFLLLPQLGMIRGAAATGMINLAAAAVVAIFLLRHVVSARQLLLALCALAAALGLLATLLLHSADVETTSRQRLYADPIVAYRHTPYQEIVVTRRGNDTRLYLDGGLQFSTRDEYRYTESLVYPALGNGAHSVLVLGGGDGLVARELLRQPGISTIVQVELDPAVIDIARTTLRGANGGSLDNPRVHVVTQDAMSWLRAPGIDRFDAIIVDLPDPDTPVLGRLYSTEFYALAARALAPRGLMAVQAGSPFSTPTAYRRTVSTIRAAGYAVTPYHVHVPTFGDWGFALAQRADTAPEPTVPADAPPLRFLNPQVLRAACVFSGDIAPRPVEPSTLDNPRIVEDMRHGYD; this is translated from the coding sequence ATGAGCTCCGTCAGATCAGCGGGCGATGTGGACACGCCTCCGGCGGCGCCGGCCGCGGCGGCGTCGGGGCGGTGGCGGGCGCTGCTGTTGGCGGCCGTGGCGGCGTGCGCGGCCTGCGGCATCATCTACGAACTGGCGCTGCTGACGCTGTCGGCCAGCCTCGACGGCGGCGGCATCGTCGCCACCTCACTGATCGTGGCGGGCTACATCGCCGCGCTGGGCGTGGGCGCCCTGCTGGTCAAGCCGTTGCTGGCGCACGCGGCGATCACGTTCATCGCCGTGGAGGCGCTGCTCGGCGTCATCGGCGGGCTGTCCGCGGCGGCGCTGTACATGGTGTTCGCGTTCCTGGACGGCGCGGTCGGATCGACGTGGGTGCTGGCGGTGAGCACGGCTTTGATCGGTGGCCTGGTCGGCGCCGAGGTGCCGCTGCTGATGACGCTGCTGCAGAGTGGGCGAGTGACGGGTGCCGCCGACGCCGGGCGCACCCTCGCCAACCTCAACGCCGCCGATTACCTCGGCGCGCTGCTGGGCGGGCTGGTCTGGCCGTTCCTGCTGCTGCCGCAGCTGGGGATGATTCGCGGCGCGGCGGCCACCGGCATGATCAATCTGGCGGCGGCGGCCGTCGTCGCGATTTTCCTGCTGCGCCACGTGGTTTCGGCCCGTCAACTACTGCTCGCGCTGTGCGCGCTGGCCGCCGCGCTGGGACTGCTGGCCACCCTGCTGCTGCACTCGGCGGACGTCGAAACCACTAGCCGGCAACGGCTTTACGCCGACCCGATCGTCGCCTACCGGCACACGCCCTACCAGGAGATCGTGGTGACCCGCCGCGGCAACGACACTCGCCTGTACCTCGACGGCGGGCTGCAATTCTCCACCCGGGACGAATACCGCTACACCGAAAGCCTCGTCTACCCCGCGCTCGGCAACGGCGCCCATTCGGTGCTGGTGCTCGGCGGCGGCGACGGCCTGGTGGCGCGCGAATTGCTGCGCCAGCCCGGCATTTCCACGATCGTGCAGGTCGAGCTCGACCCCGCGGTGATCGACATCGCGCGCACCACGCTGCGCGGCGCCAACGGCGGTTCGTTGGACAACCCGCGGGTGCACGTGGTGACACAGGACGCGATGAGCTGGTTGCGCGCACCCGGCATCGACCGGTTCGACGCGATCATCGTCGATCTTCCCGACCCCGACACCCCCGTGCTGGGCCGGCTGTACTCGACCGAGTTCTACGCGCTGGCCGCCCGGGCCCTGGCCCCGCGCGGGCTGATGGCGGTGCAGGCGGGCAGCCCCTTTTCCACACCGACGGCGTACCGGCGCACGGTGTCGACGATCCGGGCGGCGGGCTACGCGGTCACGCCGTATCACGTGCACGTGCCGACGTTCGGTGACTGGGGATTCGCCCTGGCGCAGCGCGCCGACACGGCGCCGGAACCGACGGTGCCGGCCGACGCTCCCCCACTGCGTTTCCTCAACCCGCAGGTGCTGCGGGCCGCGTGTGTGTTCTCCGGCGACATCGCGCCGCGGCCCGTGGAGCCGTCGACCCTGGACAATCCCCGCATCGTCGAGGACATGCGGCACGGGTACGACTAG
- the ruvA gene encoding Holliday junction branch migration protein RuvA: MIAAVRGEVLEVALDHVVIEAAGVGYRVNATPSTLSTLRTGTEARLITAMIVREDSMTLYGFTDTDTRDLFLTLLSVSGVGPRLAMATLAVHDAGALRQALHDSDVTALTRVPGIGKRSAERMVLELRDKVGVAGAGAAPAGTAVNGHAVRGPVVEALVGLGFAVKQAEEATDKVLAAEQDATTSGALRAALSLLGKSR; the protein is encoded by the coding sequence ATGATCGCCGCGGTGCGCGGCGAGGTGCTCGAGGTGGCGCTCGATCACGTGGTGATCGAGGCCGCCGGCGTCGGCTACCGGGTGAACGCGACGCCGTCGACGCTGTCGACGCTGCGGACCGGGACCGAGGCGCGGCTGATCACCGCGATGATCGTCCGCGAGGATTCGATGACGCTGTACGGCTTCACCGACACCGACACCCGCGACCTGTTTTTGACCCTGCTGTCGGTGTCAGGGGTGGGGCCGCGGCTGGCGATGGCGACCCTGGCCGTGCACGACGCCGGCGCGCTGCGGCAGGCGCTGCACGACAGCGACGTCACCGCGCTGACCCGGGTGCCCGGGATCGGCAAACGCAGCGCCGAACGGATGGTTCTGGAGCTGCGGGACAAGGTGGGCGTGGCCGGTGCCGGGGCGGCCCCCGCGGGCACGGCCGTCAACGGCCACGCGGTCCGCGGCCCGGTGGTGGAGGCCCTGGTCGGCCTTGGGTTCGCCGTCAAGCAGGCCGAGGAAGCCACCGACAAGGTACTGGCCGCCGAGCAGGACGCGACCACCTCCGGTGCGCTGCGCGCCGCCCTGTCACTGCTGGGTAAGTCCCGATGA
- a CDS encoding NUDIX hydrolase, translating into MTWVIVAIAVLVAVLAVFGAWAYRTANRLDRLHVRYDLSWQALDGALARRAVVARAVAIDAYGGASEGRRLAALADAAEGAPRPARETCENELSAALAVVDPASLPAGLIAELADAEARVLLARRFHNDAVRDTLALAERPLVRLFHLGGTAGLPSYFEIVERPHALAHGDHGVLNHRTSARVVLLDETGAVLLLRGSDPALAEQHAPKWWFTVGGEVQQGERLAEAAARELAEETGLRVAPADMVGPVWRRDQVFEFNGSLIDSEEFYFVYRTRRFEPSRTGRTELERSYIHGHRWCDAADIAQLVAAGETVYPMQLSGLLTDAAALAGGRAPGPLLSIR; encoded by the coding sequence ATGACATGGGTGATCGTCGCCATCGCGGTGTTGGTCGCGGTGCTGGCCGTCTTCGGCGCCTGGGCGTACCGGACGGCCAACCGGCTGGACCGGTTGCACGTCCGCTACGACCTGTCCTGGCAGGCGCTCGACGGTGCGCTGGCGCGGCGCGCGGTGGTGGCGCGCGCCGTGGCCATCGACGCCTACGGCGGCGCATCCGAGGGGCGGCGGCTGGCGGCGCTGGCCGATGCCGCCGAGGGCGCGCCCCGGCCAGCGCGGGAGACGTGCGAAAACGAGCTGTCGGCCGCGCTGGCCGTCGTCGACCCGGCGTCCTTGCCGGCCGGGCTGATCGCCGAGCTGGCCGACGCCGAGGCCCGGGTGTTGCTGGCCCGCCGCTTCCACAACGACGCGGTGCGCGACACGTTGGCGCTGGCCGAGCGGCCCCTGGTGCGGTTGTTCCATCTGGGCGGGACCGCCGGGCTGCCCAGCTATTTCGAGATCGTCGAGCGGCCGCACGCGCTGGCCCACGGTGATCACGGCGTGCTCAACCACCGCACCTCGGCCCGCGTCGTGCTGCTCGACGAGACCGGCGCGGTGCTGTTGCTGCGCGGGTCGGATCCGGCGCTGGCCGAACAGCACGCGCCGAAGTGGTGGTTCACCGTGGGCGGCGAGGTACAGCAGGGGGAGCGGCTGGCCGAGGCCGCCGCGCGCGAGCTCGCCGAAGAGACCGGCCTGCGGGTCGCGCCGGCCGACATGGTCGGGCCGGTATGGCGTCGCGACCAGGTCTTCGAGTTCAACGGCTCGCTGATCGACAGCGAGGAGTTCTACTTCGTCTACCGCACCCGGCGGTTCGAGCCGTCGCGCACCGGCCGCACCGAACTGGAACGCAGCTACATCCACGGCCACCGCTGGTGTGACGCTGCCGACATCGCCCAGCTCGTCGCCGCGGGGGAGACGGTCTATCCCATGCAACTATCCGGACTGCTCACCGACGCGGCCGCGCTCGCCGGCGGCCGCGCGCCGGGACCGCTCCTGTCCATCCGCTGA
- the ruvB gene encoding Holliday junction branch migration DNA helicase RuvB, translating into MTSTDDDWSDRDVSGALAPGEGDIDVSLRPRSLREFIGQPRVREQLQLVIEGAKNRGGTPDHILLSGPPGLGKTSLAMIIAAELGSSLRLTSGPALERAGDLAAMLSNLVEHDVLFIDEIHRIARPAEEMLYLAMEDFRVDVVVGKGPGATSIPLEVAPFTLVGATTRSGALTGPLRDRFGFTAHMDFYEPAELERVLARSAGILGIELGGDAAEEIARRSRGTPRIANRLLRRVRDFAEVRADGVITRDVAKSALAVYDVDELGLDRLDRAVLSALTRSFGGGPVGVSTLAVAVGEEATTVEEVCEPFLVRAGMVARTPRGRVATAQAWTHLGMAPPPGAAGLGQPGLFE; encoded by the coding sequence ATGACCTCCACCGACGACGACTGGTCCGACCGCGACGTCTCGGGCGCGCTGGCGCCCGGCGAGGGCGATATCGACGTCAGCCTGCGGCCGCGCTCGCTGCGGGAGTTCATCGGCCAGCCGCGGGTGCGCGAACAGCTGCAGCTCGTCATCGAGGGGGCCAAGAACCGCGGCGGCACACCGGATCACATCCTGCTGTCCGGCCCGCCGGGGCTGGGGAAGACATCGCTGGCCATGATCATCGCGGCCGAGCTCGGCTCCTCGTTGCGGCTGACGTCGGGGCCCGCGCTGGAGCGCGCCGGGGATCTGGCGGCGATGCTGTCCAATCTCGTCGAGCACGACGTGTTGTTCATCGACGAGATCCACCGCATCGCGCGGCCCGCCGAGGAGATGCTCTACCTGGCGATGGAGGACTTCCGGGTCGACGTGGTCGTCGGCAAGGGCCCGGGGGCGACGTCGATCCCGCTGGAGGTGGCGCCGTTCACCCTGGTCGGCGCCACCACCCGGTCCGGCGCGCTGACCGGCCCGCTGCGCGATCGCTTCGGCTTCACCGCGCACATGGACTTCTACGAGCCCGCCGAGCTGGAGCGGGTGCTGGCCCGCTCCGCCGGGATTCTGGGCATCGAACTCGGCGGCGACGCGGCCGAGGAGATCGCCCGCCGCTCGCGGGGCACGCCACGGATCGCCAACCGGCTGTTGCGCCGGGTGCGGGACTTTGCCGAGGTGCGCGCCGACGGCGTGATCACCCGCGACGTCGCCAAGTCCGCGCTGGCGGTCTACGACGTCGACGAACTGGGGCTGGACCGGCTGGACCGGGCGGTGCTCTCGGCGCTGACCCGCAGCTTCGGCGGCGGGCCGGTCGGGGTATCGACGCTGGCGGTGGCGGTCGGCGAGGAGGCGACCACCGTCGAGGAGGTGTGCGAGCCGTTCCTGGTCCGCGCCGGCATGGTGGCCCGGACCCCGCGCGGCCGGGTGGCCACCGCCCAGGCGTGGACGCACCTGGGCATGGCGCCGCCCCCCGGGGCCGCCGGCCTCGGCCAGCCCGGCCTGTTCGAATAG
- the ruvC gene encoding crossover junction endodeoxyribonuclease RuvC encodes MRVMGVDPGLTRCGLSVVESGRGRTVVALDVDVVRTPSDAPLAERLLQISDAVEHWLATHKPDVVAVERVFSQLNVSTVMGTAQAGGVVALAAAKRGIDVHFHTPSEVKAAVTGNGTANKAQVTAMVTRILALQAKPTPADAADALALAICHCWRAPMIARMAAAEALAAEQRQKYQAKLKAAR; translated from the coding sequence ATGCGGGTGATGGGCGTCGACCCCGGCCTGACCCGGTGCGGGCTGTCGGTGGTCGAGAGCGGGCGGGGGCGCACCGTCGTCGCGCTCGACGTCGACGTGGTGCGCACGCCGTCGGACGCGCCGCTCGCCGAGCGGCTGCTGCAGATCAGCGACGCCGTCGAGCATTGGCTGGCCACGCATAAGCCCGACGTCGTGGCCGTCGAGCGCGTGTTCTCCCAGCTGAACGTGTCGACGGTGATGGGCACCGCCCAGGCCGGCGGCGTGGTCGCGCTGGCGGCGGCCAAGCGCGGCATCGACGTGCACTTCCACACCCCCAGCGAGGTCAAGGCCGCGGTCACCGGCAACGGCACGGCCAACAAGGCCCAGGTCACCGCGATGGTCACCAGAATCCTTGCGCTGCAAGCCAAACCGACGCCGGCGGACGCGGCCGACGCTCTCGCGCTGGCAATCTGTCATTGCTGGCGGGCGCCGATGATCGCCCGGATGGCGGCCGCCGAAGCGCTGGCCGCCGAGCAGCGGCAGAAGTATCAGGCCAAGCTGAAAGCCGCCCGATGA
- a CDS encoding YebC/PmpR family DNA-binding transcriptional regulator has product MSGHSKWATTKHQKAVKDARRGKEFARLIKNIEVAARTGGGDPAGNPTLYDAIQKAKKTSVPNDNIERARKRGAGEEAGGADYQTIMYEGYGPNGVAVLIECLTDNRNRAAGEVRVAVTRNGGNMADPGSVSYLFTRKGVVTLEKNGLTEDDVLTAVLEAGAEDVNDLGESFEVISEPTDLVAVRTALQDAGIDYESAEASFQPSVSVPVDVDGARKVFKLVDALEDSDDVQNVWTNVDLSDEVLAALDEE; this is encoded by the coding sequence ATGAGCGGCCATTCCAAGTGGGCCACCACCAAGCACCAGAAGGCCGTCAAAGACGCGCGCCGCGGCAAGGAGTTTGCCCGGCTGATCAAGAACATCGAGGTCGCCGCCCGCACCGGCGGCGGTGACCCGGCCGGCAACCCGACGCTGTATGACGCCATCCAGAAGGCGAAGAAGACCTCGGTGCCCAATGACAACATCGAGCGGGCACGCAAGCGCGGCGCGGGCGAAGAGGCCGGCGGCGCCGACTACCAGACGATCATGTACGAGGGCTACGGCCCCAACGGCGTCGCGGTCCTGATCGAGTGCCTGACCGACAACCGCAACCGCGCGGCCGGCGAAGTCCGGGTGGCCGTCACCCGCAACGGCGGCAACATGGCCGACCCCGGCTCGGTGTCCTACCTGTTCACCCGCAAGGGCGTGGTCACGCTCGAGAAGAACGGCCTGACCGAGGACGACGTGCTGACGGCCGTGCTCGAGGCCGGCGCCGAGGACGTGAACGATCTCGGCGAGAGCTTCGAGGTCATCTCCGAGCCGACCGACCTGGTCGCGGTGCGCACCGCGCTGCAGGACGCCGGCATCGACTACGAATCCGCGGAGGCGAGCTTCCAGCCGTCGGTCAGCGTGCCGGTGGACGTCGACGGCGCCCGCAAGGTGTTCAAGCTGGTCGACGCGCTGGAGGACAGCGACGACGTGCAGAACGTCTGGACCAACGTCGACCTGTCCGACGAGGTGCTCGCCGCCCTCGACGAGGAGTAG
- the tesB gene encoding acyl-CoA thioesterase II: MAIEEILDLEQLEVNIYRGSIFSPESGFLQRTFGGHVAGQSLVSAVRTVDPRYQVHSLHGYFLRPGDAKERTVFIVERTRDGGSFATRRVNAIQHGEIIFSMGASFQTDQEGIHHQDPMPAAPPPDGLPGLDSIKVFDDAGFKQFEEWDVCIVPRERLKLLPGKAAQQQVWFRHRDPLPDDPVLHICALAYMSDLTLLGSAQVTHLDVREHLQVASLDHAMWFMRAFRADEWLLYDQSSPSANGGRALCQGKIFTQSGEMVAAVMQEGLTRFKRGHQPAQQ; the protein is encoded by the coding sequence GTGGCGATCGAAGAGATCCTCGATCTCGAGCAGCTCGAGGTCAACATCTACCGCGGCAGCATCTTCAGCCCGGAATCGGGATTCCTGCAGCGCACCTTCGGCGGTCATGTGGCCGGCCAGTCGCTGGTGTCGGCGGTGCGCACCGTCGACCCGCGTTACCAGGTGCACTCGCTGCACGGCTACTTCCTGCGGCCCGGGGACGCCAAGGAACGCACGGTGTTCATCGTGGAGCGCACCCGCGACGGCGGCTCGTTCGCGACTCGCCGCGTCAACGCGATCCAGCACGGCGAGATCATCTTCAGCATGGGCGCGTCCTTCCAGACCGACCAGGAAGGCATCCACCACCAGGACCCCATGCCGGCCGCACCGCCGCCCGACGGCCTGCCCGGGCTGGACTCGATCAAGGTCTTCGACGACGCCGGGTTCAAACAGTTCGAGGAGTGGGACGTCTGCATCGTGCCGCGCGAACGCCTGAAGTTGTTGCCGGGCAAGGCCGCCCAGCAGCAGGTCTGGTTCCGCCACCGTGACCCGCTGCCCGACGACCCGGTGTTGCACATCTGCGCGCTGGCCTACATGAGCGACCTGACGCTGCTGGGATCGGCGCAGGTCACCCACCTCGACGTACGGGAGCACCTGCAGGTGGCGTCGCTGGACCACGCGATGTGGTTCATGCGGGCGTTCCGGGCTGACGAGTGGCTGCTGTATGACCAGTCCTCGCCGTCGGCCAACGGCGGGCGAGCGCTGTGCCAGGGCAAGATCTTCACCCAATCCGGTGAGATGGTCGCGGCGGTCATGCAGGAGGGGCTGACCCGCTTCAAGCGCGGCCACCAGCCGGCCCAGCAGTGA
- a CDS encoding DUF2617 family protein, giving the protein MPLHQLAVSPADVSGERLGLALNAPVPAPLATCRLDHPGGAGALLLGVLGASHVVAVEHAAGRFSEEISCTARNLGAELPERTDVPGYRLRSRTDARGEADFRRLAHDLRGRCARRAGWLGGTFPGDDAALTVLAAEPDGAGWRWQTWHLYPGHPAGSGGTVVHTASRWQP; this is encoded by the coding sequence GTGCCTCTTCATCAGCTCGCCGTGAGCCCGGCGGACGTATCCGGGGAGCGGCTGGGGCTCGCGCTCAACGCGCCGGTCCCCGCGCCGCTGGCCACCTGCCGCCTGGATCATCCCGGCGGCGCGGGGGCGCTGCTGCTCGGGGTGCTCGGCGCGTCGCACGTCGTTGCGGTCGAGCACGCCGCGGGGCGGTTCTCCGAGGAAATCTCTTGCACGGCACGCAATCTCGGGGCCGAACTGCCCGAGCGCACCGACGTGCCCGGCTACCGCCTGCGATCGCGCACCGACGCCCGCGGCGAGGCGGACTTCCGCCGCCTCGCGCACGACCTGCGCGGCCGCTGCGCCCGACGGGCCGGCTGGCTCGGCGGCACCTTCCCGGGCGACGACGCCGCGCTGACCGTGCTGGCCGCCGAGCCCGACGGCGCCGGATGGCGTTGGCAGACCTGGCATCTGTACCCGGGGCATCCGGCCGGCTCCGGCGGGACCGTGGTTCACACGGCGAGCCGGTGGCAACCGTGA
- a CDS encoding DUF4247 domain-containing protein — protein MSRTRLFVLAGLLAAGAVVCLLIGIILLQKNIASYVAGHYHEYAHDVNGTRYQCTGSPRQTADTLVAYARPEARADNGNTEYLRYANNIVIVGPDGTYPCSIRVESLSAGYSHGAFIFLGPGFTPGSPSGGSGGSPGGPGGTK, from the coding sequence GTGAGCCGGACCCGCCTGTTCGTGCTCGCCGGCTTGCTGGCAGCGGGCGCCGTGGTGTGTCTGCTGATCGGAATCATCTTGCTGCAGAAGAACATCGCGTCATACGTCGCGGGCCACTATCACGAGTACGCGCACGACGTGAACGGCACGCGCTACCAGTGCACCGGATCCCCACGGCAGACGGCCGACACGCTCGTCGCGTATGCGCGACCCGAGGCGCGCGCCGACAACGGCAACACCGAATACCTGCGTTATGCCAACAACATCGTGATCGTCGGGCCCGACGGCACCTACCCGTGCAGCATCCGCGTCGAGTCGCTGAGCGCCGGCTACAGCCACGGCGCGTTCATCTTCCTCGGTCCCGGATTCACGCCCGGCTCCCCGTCGGGTGGTTCCGGGGGCAGCCCCGGCGGCCCGGGCGGAACCAAGTGA
- the pdxT gene encoding pyridoxal 5'-phosphate synthase glutaminase subunit PdxT: protein MSAPRIGVLALQGDTREHLAALCEAGAESMPVRRRAELEAVDGLVIPGGESTTMSHLLLDLGLLEPLRGLLADGLPAYGACAGMILLASEILDAGAGGREALPLRAIDMTVRRNAFGRQVDSFEGDIPFAGLSDPVRAVFIRAPWVERVGDGVEALASAAGHVVAVRQGRKLATAFHPEVTGDRRIHHMFVDMVTGQA, encoded by the coding sequence GTGAGCGCCCCGCGGATCGGGGTGCTGGCGCTGCAGGGCGACACCCGCGAGCACCTGGCCGCCCTGTGCGAGGCTGGAGCCGAGTCGATGCCGGTGCGCCGGCGTGCCGAACTCGAGGCGGTCGACGGGCTGGTCATTCCCGGTGGGGAATCGACCACCATGAGCCACCTGCTGCTCGATCTCGGGCTGCTGGAGCCGTTGCGGGGCCTGCTGGCCGACGGGCTGCCCGCCTACGGCGCGTGCGCCGGCATGATCCTGCTGGCCAGCGAGATTCTGGACGCCGGAGCGGGCGGCCGGGAGGCGCTGCCCCTGCGCGCGATCGATATGACCGTGCGGCGCAACGCTTTTGGGCGCCAGGTCGACTCGTTCGAGGGCGACATCCCCTTCGCCGGGCTGAGCGATCCGGTGCGCGCGGTGTTCATCCGCGCGCCGTGGGTCGAGCGCGTGGGTGACGGCGTGGAGGCGCTGGCCAGCGCCGCCGGACACGTCGTCGCGGTGCGCCAGGGGCGCAAGCTGGCGACGGCGTTTCACCCCGAGGTGACCGGCGACCGGCGCATCCACCACATGTTCGTCGACATGGTGACCGGCCAGGCCTGA
- a CDS encoding DUF350 domain-containing protein, translating into MYLAVDIGTVDLNPVLKGAVATILYFVVGMAVLLVGFYVVDVLTPGKLRQLVFIDRRPNAVIVAGAMYIALTVVIITAIANSYSQLGQGLLGVAVYGLMGVILLGIALLAMHLLIPGSFHEHIDEQVLHPGSFAVALILLAVGGVTAAAVS; encoded by the coding sequence ATGTACCTCGCCGTCGACATCGGAACCGTCGACCTCAATCCCGTCCTGAAAGGCGCGGTCGCGACGATCCTGTACTTCGTCGTGGGCATGGCCGTCCTGCTCGTCGGGTTCTACGTGGTCGACGTGCTGACCCCGGGAAAGCTGCGCCAGCTGGTGTTCATCGACCGCCGCCCCAACGCCGTCATCGTCGCGGGCGCGATGTACATCGCGCTGACCGTCGTCATCATCACCGCGATCGCCAACAGCTACAGCCAGCTGGGCCAGGGACTACTCGGCGTGGCGGTGTATGGGTTGATGGGCGTGATTTTGCTCGGAATAGCGCTGCTCGCAATGCATCTGCTGATCCCGGGCAGTTTCCACGAGCACATCGACGAGCAGGTGCTGCATCCCGGCTCGTTCGCGGTGGCGCTGATACTGCTCGCCGTGGGAGGGGTGACCGCCGCGGCGGTGTCATGA